A window from Pseudooceanicola algae encodes these proteins:
- a CDS encoding ribokinase, translating to MAIFNLGSVNADLVYRVPHMPAPGETLAATGFQRGLGGKGANMSVAATRAGSHVEHIGAVGEDGLWLKARLTEYGVGVGHLAEIAGPTGQAMILLDAAGENEIVILPGSNREIDRAMITAALAGASSGDIAVFQNETSGQVDFARSAKAAGLRLAHAAAPFEAAAVAAVLPDLDLLVMNEVEAAQLEAALGLAPEALPVADVVITFGARGCRWIATASGRSEDFAAPKVVPVDTTGAGDTFTGYLLAGIDQGHSMSAAIGLAQRAAALMVTRLGTADVIPRRDEVSDV from the coding sequence ATGGCGATCTTCAATCTTGGCTCGGTGAATGCCGATCTGGTCTATCGCGTGCCGCATATGCCCGCGCCGGGCGAGACGCTTGCTGCGACGGGGTTTCAGCGCGGGCTCGGGGGCAAGGGCGCCAACATGTCCGTCGCCGCCACCCGTGCCGGAAGTCACGTGGAACATATCGGGGCCGTGGGCGAGGATGGTCTTTGGCTGAAGGCCCGGCTGACCGAATATGGGGTCGGGGTGGGTCATTTGGCGGAAATCGCGGGCCCCACGGGGCAGGCGATGATCCTGCTCGACGCGGCGGGGGAGAACGAGATCGTGATCCTGCCCGGTTCCAACCGGGAAATCGACCGTGCGATGATCACGGCCGCCTTGGCCGGGGCAAGTTCGGGCGATATCGCGGTGTTCCAGAACGAGACCTCGGGGCAGGTGGACTTTGCCCGATCCGCAAAGGCCGCCGGTCTGCGGCTGGCCCATGCCGCGGCCCCCTTCGAGGCGGCGGCGGTGGCGGCAGTCCTGCCGGACCTCGATCTGCTGGTGATGAACGAGGTGGAGGCGGCGCAACTGGAAGCGGCGCTTGGTCTGGCGCCAGAGGCCCTGCCGGTCGCGGATGTTGTGATCACCTTTGGCGCGCGCGGCTGTCGCTGGATCGCGACCGCCAGTGGAAGGTCCGAGGATTTCGCCGCGCCGAAGGTGGTGCCGGTGGATACCACCGGGGCCGGGGATACCTTTACCGGCTACCTGTTGGCCGGGATCGACCAGGGGCATTCCATGAGCGCCGCGATTGGACTGGCCCAGAGGGCGGCGGCGCTGATGGTAACGCGACTGGGAACGGCGGATGTCATTCCTCGGCGCGATGAGGTTTCTGACGTCTGA
- a CDS encoding argininosuccinate synthase codes for MSAPKKVVLAYSGGLDTSIILKWLQTEYGCEVVTFTADLGQGEELDPARKKAELLGIKPENIFIEDVREEFVRDFVFPMFRANAVYEGLYLLGTSIARPLISKRLVEIAEETGADAVAHGATGKGNDQVRFELSAYALNPAIKVIAPWREWDLTSRTRLLEFAEANQIPIAKDKRGEAPFSVDANLLHTSSEGKVLEDPGQMAPDYVYQRTDDPVNAPDAPQYVEISFEKGDATAIDGEALSPATILTKLNELGRIHGIGRLDFVENRFVGMKSRGVYETPGGEILLEAHRGIEQITLDSGAGHLKDSIMPRYAELIYNGFWYSPEREMLQALIDKSQEHVTGTVKLMLYKGSARTVARWSDHSLYSEAHVTFEEDAGAYDQKDAAGFIQLNALRLKLLAARNKRMK; via the coding sequence ATGTCCGCGCCCAAGAAAGTCGTGCTGGCCTATTCCGGCGGCCTCGATACCTCGATCATCCTGAAGTGGCTGCAGACCGAGTATGGCTGCGAAGTTGTCACCTTCACCGCCGATCTCGGCCAGGGGGAAGAGCTGGATCCGGCCCGCAAGAAGGCCGAGCTTCTGGGCATCAAGCCCGAGAACATCTTCATCGAAGACGTCCGCGAAGAATTCGTGCGTGATTTCGTCTTCCCGATGTTCCGCGCCAATGCAGTCTACGAAGGCCTCTACCTGCTGGGCACCTCGATCGCGCGGCCGCTGATTTCCAAGCGCCTTGTCGAAATCGCCGAGGAAACCGGCGCCGATGCGGTCGCCCACGGCGCCACCGGCAAGGGCAACGACCAGGTGCGGTTCGAGCTGAGCGCCTATGCCCTGAACCCGGCGATCAAGGTGATCGCGCCATGGCGGGAATGGGACCTGACCTCGCGCACCCGGCTGCTGGAATTCGCCGAGGCGAACCAGATACCGATCGCCAAGGACAAGCGCGGCGAAGCGCCCTTCTCGGTCGATGCGAACCTTCTGCACACTTCTTCCGAAGGCAAGGTCCTGGAAGATCCCGGCCAGATGGCGCCCGATTACGTCTACCAACGGACCGATGACCCCGTGAACGCGCCGGATGCGCCGCAATACGTCGAAATTTCCTTCGAAAAGGGCGACGCCACGGCCATCGACGGCGAGGCCCTCAGCCCCGCGACGATCCTGACCAAGCTGAACGAACTGGGCCGTATCCACGGCATCGGGCGGCTCGATTTCGTGGAAAACCGCTTTGTCGGCATGAAGTCCCGCGGTGTCTACGAGACCCCCGGCGGCGAGATCCTTCTGGAAGCGCACCGTGGCATCGAACAGATCACCCTGGACAGCGGCGCCGGCCACCTGAAGGACTCGATCATGCCGCGCTACGCGGAACTGATCTACAACGGCTTCTGGTACTCCCCCGAACGCGAAATGCTTCAGGCCCTGATCGACAAGAGCCAGGAACATGTCACCGGCACCGTCAAGCTGATGCTCTACAAGGGCTCGGCCCGCACCGTGGCCCGCTGGTCGGATCACTCGCTCTACTCCGAAGCCCACGTGACCTTCGAAGAAGACGCCGGCGCCTACGACCAGAAGGACGCAGCCGGCTTTATCCAGCTCAACGCCCTGCGGCTGAAACTGCTCGCCGCCCGCAACAAGCGGATGAAATGA
- a CDS encoding NADP-dependent malic enzyme: MTKSRISREDALAFHLEPTPGKFEITATVPMTTQRDLSLAYSPGVAVPCEEIHASPETAYDYTNKGNLVAVISNGTAVLGLGNLGALASKPVMEGKSVLFKRFADVNSIDIELDTEDPEKIIEAVRLMGPTFGGINLEDIKAPECFIIEQRLKEEMDIPVFHDDQHGTAVICAAGLINALHISGKKIGDVKIVLNGAGAAGIACLELLKSMGARHDNCIMCDTKGVIYQGRTEGMNQWKSAHAANTSTRTLAEALDGADVFLGVSAKGAVTQDMVKSMAANAVIFAMANPDPEITPEEVHEVREDVIVATGRSDYPNQVNNVLGFPYLFRGALDIHARAINDEMKIACAEALARLAREDVPDEVALAYGRSLTFGRDYIIPTPFDPRLIHVIPPAVARAGMDTGAARRPIIDMEAYEHSLKSRMDPTASILRGLNARARKAQARMIFAEGDDPRILRAAVMYQRGGLGEAIVVGRPSDVEEQLRSLGLGDAVGELTIVNAATTEHLQTYKSFLYDRLQRRGHDQQDVHRLAARDRHVFSALMLAHGHGDALITGATRKSAHVMELVNHVFDADAKHGAVGTTAILHKGRIVLISDTLVHEWPDEQDLADIAERSAEVARDLGLEPRVAFVSFSTFGYPVSERAEKMHLAPKVLEKRGVDFEFEGEMTVDVALNATARQHYPFSRLTGNANILVVPARHSASISVKLMQEMAGATVIGPILSGVDKPIQLCSTGSTVNDILNMAVLAACKVK; encoded by the coding sequence ATGACGAAAAGCCGGATCAGCCGCGAAGACGCCTTGGCCTTTCACCTGGAGCCCACGCCCGGAAAATTCGAGATCACGGCCACCGTGCCGATGACCACGCAGCGGGATCTGAGCCTGGCCTATTCCCCGGGTGTCGCTGTGCCTTGCGAGGAAATCCATGCCAGCCCCGAGACGGCTTATGATTACACCAACAAGGGCAATCTGGTCGCTGTGATCTCGAACGGGACGGCGGTTCTGGGGCTGGGGAACCTTGGCGCGCTGGCCTCCAAGCCGGTGATGGAGGGCAAGTCGGTTCTGTTCAAACGCTTTGCCGATGTGAACTCCATCGACATCGAACTGGACACTGAGGACCCCGAGAAGATCATCGAGGCGGTGCGGCTGATGGGTCCGACCTTCGGCGGTATCAACCTCGAAGACATCAAGGCGCCGGAATGCTTCATCATCGAACAACGCCTTAAGGAAGAGATGGATATCCCGGTCTTCCATGACGACCAGCATGGCACGGCGGTGATCTGCGCCGCCGGTCTGATCAATGCGCTGCATATCTCGGGCAAGAAGATCGGCGATGTGAAGATCGTGTTGAACGGCGCGGGCGCTGCCGGGATTGCCTGCCTCGAGCTGCTGAAATCCATGGGGGCGCGGCACGATAATTGCATCATGTGCGACACCAAGGGCGTGATCTACCAGGGTCGCACCGAGGGCATGAATCAATGGAAATCGGCCCATGCCGCCAACACGTCCACCCGGACCCTGGCCGAAGCGCTGGATGGCGCTGACGTCTTCCTGGGCGTCTCGGCCAAGGGCGCGGTCACGCAGGACATGGTGAAATCCATGGCCGCCAACGCGGTGATCTTTGCCATGGCCAACCCGGATCCCGAGATTACCCCGGAAGAGGTCCACGAGGTGCGTGAAGACGTGATCGTCGCCACCGGCCGGTCGGATTATCCCAATCAGGTCAATAATGTGCTGGGCTTCCCTTACCTGTTCCGGGGCGCACTGGACATTCATGCCCGTGCCATCAATGACGAGATGAAGATCGCCTGCGCCGAAGCATTGGCGCGGCTGGCGCGCGAAGACGTCCCGGACGAGGTTGCTCTCGCCTATGGTCGGTCGCTGACCTTCGGGCGGGATTACATCATCCCGACGCCCTTCGATCCGCGGCTGATCCACGTGATCCCGCCTGCCGTGGCAAGGGCCGGCATGGACACCGGCGCCGCGCGGCGCCCGATCATCGACATGGAGGCCTATGAGCATAGCCTGAAGTCGCGGATGGATCCGACGGCCTCGATCCTGCGCGGGCTGAACGCGCGGGCGCGCAAGGCGCAGGCGCGGATGATCTTTGCCGAAGGAGACGACCCCCGCATCCTGCGCGCCGCCGTCATGTACCAGCGCGGTGGTCTTGGCGAGGCGATCGTGGTGGGGCGTCCTTCGGATGTGGAGGAACAATTGCGCAGCCTCGGTCTGGGCGATGCGGTTGGGGAACTGACCATCGTCAACGCTGCCACCACGGAGCATCTGCAGACCTACAAGTCGTTCCTTTACGACCGCCTGCAACGTCGCGGCCATGACCAGCAGGATGTGCACCGACTGGCGGCTCGAGACCGGCACGTGTTCTCCGCCCTGATGCTGGCCCATGGCCATGGCGATGCGCTGATCACCGGTGCGACCCGGAAATCGGCTCATGTGATGGAGCTGGTGAACCACGTCTTCGATGCCGATGCAAAACATGGCGCGGTCGGGACCACGGCGATCCTGCACAAGGGGCGGATCGTGCTGATCTCTGACACGCTGGTGCATGAATGGCCCGATGAACAGGATCTGGCAGATATCGCCGAACGCTCGGCCGAAGTGGCGCGGGATCTTGGGCTTGAGCCTCGGGTGGCCTTTGTCAGCTTCTCGACCTTCGGCTATCCGGTGTCGGAACGGGCTGAAAAGATGCACCTGGCGCCCAAGGTGCTGGAGAAGCGCGGCGTTGATTTCGAGTTCGAGGGCGAGATGACCGTGGATGTGGCGCTGAACGCCACCGCGCGGCAGCATTATCCGTTCTCGCGGCTGACCGGGAATGCGAATATCCTGGTGGTGCCCGCGCGGCATTCGGCTTCGATCTCGGTCAAGCTGATGCAGGAAATGGCCGGGGCGACGGTGATCGGGCCGATCCTGTCCGGCGTCGACAAGCCGATCCAGCTGTGTTCGACGGGCTCGACCGTCAACGACATCCTGAACATGGCCGTGCTGGCCGCCTGCAAGGTCAAGTAG
- a CDS encoding SCP2 sterol-binding domain-containing protein: MRGNNTMELEEIRAKIQRGLDKKPIEDSLKFDCGTEGAISIHGGTARLADDPADCTIHISRENLAKLMMGDLNPLTAFTFGKIKVSGDMAIAMKLGKLLG; encoded by the coding sequence ATGAGGGGGAACAATACCATGGAACTTGAAGAGATCCGGGCGAAGATCCAGCGCGGGCTGGACAAAAAGCCCATCGAGGACAGCCTGAAATTCGACTGCGGCACCGAAGGTGCAATTTCCATCCATGGCGGCACGGCCCGTCTGGCCGATGACCCGGCAGATTGCACCATCCACATCAGCCGCGAAAACCTCGCAAAACTCATGATGGGCGACCTGAACCCGCTGACCGCCTTCACCTTCGGCAAGATCAAGGTCTCCGGCGATATGGCCATCGCGATGAAGCTCGGGAAATTGCTCGGCTAG